The following nucleotide sequence is from Apium graveolens cultivar Ventura chromosome 4, ASM990537v1, whole genome shotgun sequence.
CTTAAGTCGATGACTTTACTCCAAATACCTCTTAAGAAGGCCCCTAATCTGATAGAAGGGACTGCAACCTCCGGTTTCAAAGATTTCTTCACTATAAATTGTAATAAGTAGTGCATGAAAAAGTGAGCATCATGAGTCTTATAGCCAGATACCTTTCTCTCCTTCATGTGCACACACCGACTGATATTAGAGGCACTTCCATATGGCAATTTAGCATTTTTAAGGATAGAGCAGAATAAATCTTTTTCTTCATTTGTCATGTCGAATATCGCAGCCCTTATTTTAAGGTGTTTCCCGTCACTTGATAGAACAGGATGGAGGATCTTTCTGATGCCAAGTTCTTGCAAATCTAGGCGAGCTGCTATATGGTCTTTTGTTTTTCCAGCAATATTGAGCAATGTGCCAAGTACTTTATCACACACATTCTTCTCGATATGCATAACATCAAGGTTATGTCGAGAAACATTGTGTTTCCAGTAAGGCAGATCAAAGAATATTGATTTTTTCTTGAAAGGCGAATTCGACTTAATCTTATTTTTTTggcgctttcttttcttctctgGTTTCTTCCCCCCAAAATGATTTACAAATCCTGCCAATAATTCTTCAATGTCTGTTCCAGTTAGAACCTCTGGAAAACCTCTCAATTCAATTTGACCATTAAATTTTCTTTTATCAAGCCTCCATGGGTGTTTGGGATGGAGAAATCTCCTATGGTCCATGTAACACATTTTCTGACTATGTTTTAGGTACATATAGGATGTTTCATAATTGCAAACTGGACAAGCTAGTCTTCCTTTTGTGCTCCATCCAGATAGCATTGCTAGCCCGGGAAAATCACTGATTGTCCAAAGTAAAGAAGCGCTCAAGTTGAAAGTATGGTCAGTAAGGGCATCATAAGTCTCAATGCCTACTTCCCATAGCTCATTCAGTTCAGCAATTAAAGGTTGCATGAAGACATCTATATTATTCTTCGGAGACTCGGGACCAGATATGAGTGTCGAAAGAATTAGATTCTCTTGCTTCATACACAGCCAGGGGGGAAGGTTGTAGTTAACCAAAATAATTGGCCAAGTACTATGACTTATGTTCATAGTACGAAAAGGATTGAAACCATCAGCGGCTAGGCCCAATCTGATGTTTCTGTTCTCGGATGAAAATTGAGGATAACGAGCATCCAATGCCTTCCAAGCCTCTGCATCAGCGGGATGTCGAAGTTTGTCATCCTTTTTTTGACCTTTTGCATGCCATAACATCAGTTCTGATAACTCTTTGCTCATAAACATGCATTGCAACCTTTTTTTGAGTGGAAAGTAGCGCATCACGTTTGCCGGGACCTTGTGAATTAACTTCTTCTCATTATTGTCCACGGCGCCTTTTTTTCCACTACGACCCACCTTGAAGCACCGCAAGTTTTAcaattttcttcttttttattttcagCCCAAAACAACATACAATTATTGGGGCAGGCGTGTATCCTTTGATAATCGAGCCCTAAATCTTTAATAACATTCTTTGCCGCATTAAAAGACAAAGGAATGTGTGCTTCTGGAAAAGCATCTTTTATCAGCTCTAATAAATCCCCGAAACCCGACTCCGAAATCCCATGAATGCACTTTAAAGAGTACAGCCTAATGATAAAACTTAAGCGGGAAAATTTTTTGCAGCCCGGATATAAGGGCTTCTTTCCTTCTTCAAGATGGCCATAAATTTTTTTGGCATCATCATTCGGTCCAGTAGTATCATTAGTACGATGGAACATCTCGTCCAAATTATCTCTGAAGGTAAAGGAATCTTCAAAACCCATATTTTCTGCCCGTTCAATATCTATCCTATGATCTTTGCTCGAAACCTCACAAATCCAATTCGCATACAATGGACAAGGGCCATGACAAATAAGATGATCATAaataagatcttgagtatgccaCTTGCCATTTCTACAATTCTTGCAAGGGCACAACATTTCATCGCCTACGGAAAATTTGGGAAATGCATTTTCTAAAAAATCCTTTATCCCCTTAATGTAAGGTGTACTGTATTTTGGAAGGGTTATCCATTGACTTAGATCATCGTCCATCACTACAGAAAATAGGACAATAATGTTATATTCCTAAAAGAAAACAACGTAGTCTTGAAACCATACACCCATATTGGTTATACGTTCTAACAACACAACGCAACCGTGAAGCCCTAAGCAGACCGAGGTAATATTTTATGTTCTCCTTTTCATTGGTTGTACATACTAATAACGACACACCCGTGAAACCCTAAACCCATATTAGATATGCGTACTAATAACAACGCAGAAGTGAAATCCTAAACCAATATTATAGATTATATGTATTAATAACAACACAGCATAACAACGCAGCCCTCAAATCGTAAATCCATATTAGATTATACGTATCGAATCCATGTTATATGACCATGAATATACATGTGCATACACCCATTTCCATATTATCCCACTCCTCCTACCTACCGAACTGTGACAGTTGATGTTAACAAAAATTTAAATACTCGTAAAGGGTTGAAACTCTCAGGAATAAAGGTCAAATTAACATAAATGTAAATACTCATAAACAATTGCATTATAGAGACAACAGATATCTACTTACACAATCAATTATATCCACTTGACTATGATGATTTACATGTAAGTTATAACTAAAGCCTAACATGAAAATCAACCGGATAAAAAGCAAATATCGAGAAACAAATTTAATACAAAAATCACACTTACAGatctacaaaaataaaaaacccCAATTCCAATTAAAATTACACAAAAACAAGCATATAACATACATATACATGTATAAAATACACAAAAACACGCATGTAACAAATTAGAGAAGAAACTAACAGAAATAGAgggggcgagagagagagagagatagatagagagagagagatacaCAAAATCAAAGAGAgcgagagcgagagagagagagagagagagagagagagagagagagagagagagagagagatgtagtACCTTAATGTTGAACCGCAAGCTGATTTGAAACCCCAATTAGAAACCCTAGCTCCAATCTGTGACCCGCTTCTCCAAAATGTGACCAGCTTCGCCAAAATGTTACCCTCAATTAGAAACCCTAGCTCCACAGAGGAATGAAAGAGAATAGCTACTGggagagagagaatgagagagagtgAGAGAATGAGGGAGAATGAAATTAGAGGGAAAAGTTAATTTGTCTGAAATTTTAGCGCTTCTCCAAAAAATTTGAGCCCGCCTGAAAAAGCCCAGCTAATTTCatctctttttttaaaaaaattaagttttaattgtctttaaattttttattgataaaaatttatcaattattaattaatacagtttataaatttttttaaaaaaatattttatcaatcttaactaatattaatatttttgcttaattatattataaaaattgattaattttcatgtcaaataattatatatatttaattgtttGTAAAATATACTACTTTTTTATCCAATAAtaccctattgtaacataaattGCCACATGTTACTCGTATGCAACACTTTGAAGCTATAGTAACATGTTTTAAAGGCTATAGTAACATCAAAAATACTACGttgcggtaggctaagatgagcatacctaaggtaacataattttgtaacatgcatgattaaaccattgcgataggccatctatggtgtagtgtatgttgatactgatagaaagaaagctaagagattccagcaaggcttgaagccatggatcagggggaaagtagctatttttgaattggatacctacgccggggttgtacagaaagctatgatcgcagagacagagagtgagatgttccagaaagataaggaaagcaagaaaaggaaagttgagggaagtgagggtcagtcacaaacagggaagtttccaaattttaagaagggcaagtttcagccagggagaaattttaatttcaggagataAAATACAGGAGACGGAGGgcagggcaatcgtccagctaatgtgaatccgccgaatcagttgagattaacttttccagattgtcaagtatgtggaaagaagcatggaggagtttgtaacaagttgaatgtggtatgttttaaatgcaaccagaaagggcactactcgagggagtgccgaaatcagccagcaagagagccagcaaataaagatcaacctatccagaatccagcagtgaaagttccagtcattggatttacatgctttaaatgtgggaagccaggacatatggccagggattgcaagacaccagccccagttagtaatgcattgagaattatgggatctaccccagcagtaaatgagactccaagggctagagttttcgacatgtcagtgaaagatgctatccaggatacggatgtcgtggcatgtacgcttaatgtgaattctttatgtgacaaagtgttaatagattcgggagcaactcgatcgtttgtttcacaagattttgttagtaagttaaattgtccagttgggtatttaaatgaaataatgactgtggaattagcaaatcaagaacgtgtaactgttaaccaagtttgtgggaattgtgagattgagatttctggtagtaagttttgtgtagatttgataccgtttaagttaggagaatttgacgttatattaggaatggattggttatttaagcatgatgctcagatagattgtcgaaataagaaagtaatggtgaaaacgccagacgaaagaatagtaacgttcaagggacagaagcaggtaaagaagttcttaacgatgattaaagccaagaagttactacggcaaggatgcgagcatttcgtagcatacgtgattgacaaaagtcaggagccagcaaaacttgaagatatcccagtagtgaatgaatttccagatgtatttcccgacgaattgccaggacttcctccagatagagaaattgaatttgcgatcgacttagcacctagaacagaaccagtatccaaagccccgtacagaatggcgcctgttgagatgaaagagctagcaaagcaattgcaggaattgttagaaaaaggagtaatcaaacccagcgtatccccgtggggagccccgatattatttgtcaagaagaaagatggaagcatgagactgtgcatcgactatagggagctcaacaaactgacaatcaagaacaagtatccgttacccagaattgatgatttgtttgaccaattgaagggagccaaatatttctccaaaatcgatttaagatccgaatatcatcaactgaagatcaaactagaagatataccaaagatagctttcagaacaaggtatggacattacgagtttttagtgatgtcttttggattgaccaacgccccagcagcgtttatggacctgatgaacaaaattttcaaggaatatttggacaagttcgttatagtatttatagacgatattttgatctattcaaagacggaggatgatcatgcggaacatttaaggacaacttttgacattttaaggaaaaagaacttacatgctaaattgtcgaagtgtgagttttggctacgagaagttcagttcttaggacacatagtcagtaacgaagggatcaaagtggacccagcaaagatcgaggcaattacgaattgggaaagaccgagaacacccactgaggtaagaagtttcttgggattgacaggatattatcgacgattcgttcagaatttctcaagcattgccacaccattaacaaagattacacgaaagaatgaaaagtttatatggaatgacaagtgcgaagaaagttttcaggaattgaagcggagattaatcacaacacctgttttgtcacttccagacaatcaagggaatttcgtaatttatagcgatgcttcctacaaaggattaggatgtgttcttatgcagcacgacaaggtgattgcgtatgcgttaaggcaattgaaaccacacgaacaaaagtatcctactcatgacttggagctagcagctatagtttttgctttgaagatttggagacattatttatatggagaaaagtgtgagattttcacggatcacaaaactttgaaatatatatttacccagaaggaacttaatatgaggcaaaggagatggttagaattgatcaaggattatgattgctcgattaattatcatcccggtaaggcgaatgtggtggcagacgcattaagtcggaaggaaaagttaaatgaattatcagtacctgaagatatatataaggaatttcagaaattggaattggaaattagagtttgcgagcctgagaaagcgaaagtgtacagtatgactttccagccggagttgttggagaaaataaagaaatgtcagaaagatgtaatggatcaagatataaatggtttgataggtgaagaattatgcacgcagaaggatgatcaaggcattttgagattttcatctagaatctggattccaccagtgacggagttaaagaatgaaattttacaagaagcacatagttcaagatattccatccatccagggagtaccaaaatgtacagagatttaaagaagaattattggtggccagatatgaagagggaaattgcggaatgggttagcaaatgttatacctgtcagagagttaaagcagagcatcaaagaccaaacggattgctacagccattggagattccagagtggaagtgggaacatattaccatggatttcatagttggattaccaaggacaagagttaatcatgatgccatttgggttatagtggatagacttaccaagtcagctcattttctgcctataaatgaaagattttcgctcgacaagttggtccatatgtacctaaaagaaattgtagttcgtcatggagttccagtgtctatcgtatctgatcgagatccaaggtttaattcaagattctggaagagttttcaagaatgtttgggaacaagacggaatatgagtacagcttatcaccccaaacggatggccaaagtgaaagaacgatccagacaatcgaggatatgttacgtgtttgtgctattgatttcaaaggaagttgggacgaacatttacccctggtagagtttgcttacaataacagttatcatgccagcattggaatgccatcctatgaagccctttatggacgcaaatgtagatctccaatatattgggacgaagtaggagaacgcaaaatactcggacctgaaaTGGTGCAAgagacaaaggaagttgttgaaattatccagaaaagattaatagccgtacaagatcgtcaaaggaaatatgcagaccagtcaagaaaagatatggaatttgaagaaggaagcttagtattattgaaagtatcaccgtggaaaggactaacgaggtttgggaagaaagggaagctaaacccaagatatgtcggaccttttgagatcctaaagcgcgttggcaaagtagcttacgaattggcgttacctccgtacATGGAGCATATTCgcaatgtttttcatgtatcgatgctcaagaaatataatccagactccaggcatgtaatagaatatgagccaatagagcttcaggcagatttatcatatgtagagagtccgatagagattctagaggcaagagagaaagtattgagaaataaagtggtaaagttagtaaaagtattgtggagaaacccaaaggttgaagagtcaacctgggagttagaaagtgatatgagagaaaagtaccctcatttattttcttaggagattctgaggacagaatccttttaaggggggaaggatgtaatatccgggatatatcgtgtaattatttttgctattatacaattattatgtgtgttcagtatatattctgtgagttaattgttaagtgttacctgtacttggatattcaaaaataatattaattgagtattttaatttttatatgtccaaaataaaatatagataattgtcatatcttcctaattatttttatgttggtttatggatttataagaatcatatgaaatttataaaatctttttccgggtaattaaaatctattttataaaaacgggaaccaaccgacgtcaaccgttgttacatttttggaacccgaaattttcgataaacgggagctttttattaaactatcccaattatcacttcgtaatacgtgtaaccaggcgctgagaccaagaccgcagtacaaattgtactaatttggataattatcccgaaaaccgataccgtttggatcagtttttacagataaacgtactgttttatatccggaatgatccaatgggatacaaattttccataattataaatagccttttaccgtattttatttcgtatcaaaaatcatttgcagatagttaattatataattttcagagaaaaaaccctaattacataaactgttctaagaatcaagcagcaaaacgaaggcgttgccgatctctgtttttaaagcttgagtaaccaaaatgaaggatttgaggtgttctatcagattctgagctttatttcactgcagaaatcaagggtatttttctaaaaatttatttattttcgaatttattttattaaaaatatgaatttttcttcggatgattgtttgtatgatttgatgattgcatgttgtagagcttgttttcctgatgattttcatatatcatacgtctgatttggagttcaataacatgctcaaaagtgggtttaattttcgaatttcaaaattagggtttataacccgtatgaatgtttttaattgaaatttgggggtttttgattcaggggttattagctgttgatttatagtgggttgtgttccttataaaatttgcaatcgattgatatatagctcgttaacagaggatgcttgaatcgaagggagttgtgttttaaagatttgcgatgttccccggaaaccggcgatgttcttggccaattttcggccagaacagggatgattagaatgttttgaatgcatgaacaagttcctggtgttgtgtagtgttgatctggaggtgttggtggggtgaggacgccgggatcgtcttctccggccacccccgattttccggcgactgaaactgcaaaattgcagtttagtccctgtatttttgaagatggtgaagtttagtccctgtagtttgcaaagttttcaaaaataggattcctgtttataaaatgtttaaaaatcattttcctatttatttttattataaaaattcatttttaatttctgaaaattctgaaaattattattttaattccgaaaattatttttaattcacaaataaatctgaattaattagttaattaatttcagttaatttataattgattaattggtcaattaattcgaaaattaattgattagttgatttaattaattattaattgattttaattagttatttaattagatttaattatttaaaaatgatttaaaaattctgaaaaatagtttcgagctttaaaatattattctaaattatttccaaggctcgataattattctaaaattatttcggagccagaatgagccaaccgaaccctgtttattaacccgaaattgatccaacaacccgttttagttccgaaaaaaatgttttaaaaatcattttaaatacccgaaagcatatttatgacccgagacttctttatagatgatatgtcattgattacgtgatgtattatgtgttatacgtgacctgttgtttgactattggtctatatattcggtgtttacttggttattgcatagatttcaatccgttaatcggatttgggtaaaacgaagggtagatagaagtatgtgttgaatagaatcctgtgagttgatgattgatagatgattatgatatgtgagcagaagaggcaaggcgtaggaaaaagaaacaggtagttgaggagtaagacgattgagattaaaagcaagtgcaggatagtaagctaatatcaggcaagtgttctgaactttctcgagatattgtaattcttgatagtcttgttaacattgcaagtgctttgaagtacggaaacctaaatcctgatttcagttattgttcttgagctatgaaccatattctttctaagccattgattattgtatatccaaacacgaaccacaaatctacgatactactccataaatacatataaactaaataccagacactgaactgaattattatatactcaatctatgatatcttatgctttgaaagaccaaatccttgaaaccctgaaatgtcgtttcctttgttatcaaattctttcattatccaacattcaagctttgaaagtaccttgttgatccttacaaggattgaaaccctttcattgttaaacatttattgttgttaattgAAACCCTtccattgttaaacatttattgttgttaatgatttcggttattgtttattattgcatattctgttattatgctagaattcgattgtttttataaaattatggaccagattcgtggtcagaccatataatggtctagttaggccaatgcgtgccttggatccagtagttagagcaatgctgtgtgccttgctcggggttagtgcgtgactgatcagcagcctaaccttggttttaaattaaaagtataatatccaattctaaatcataatccattgctcacttgatatcataaccatattcacctgatgatcattattctcagttttgtcattgtgacttgctgagctagttagctcatttgtgcgatgttgtttatattctttccagttaaaaaggaaccagttggtaaaaaggatccccagtccagcgcgagagctagggtttaggttgagaaagctgagctagtaggcttcttttggaataatttaagtttgtaaaagtttgtaataatgtttaatactcagtttgaatttgaaatagttgggatttgaacggtttgtaatatattagtgtgtttggcttgtgtgcatactttaacctgttgcggtctgtggtagttgataagtagggtcattgcatatattattattatctttattattgttataagcaggttataattaaggtgtgtgtgtgtggaccccaaacttctgacccgggtttggagggcgccacaatttaagctggattttgaatttttggggtggattttattttatttttggattttttgCGGGATTTTTGAATTTTCAGCAATTTTTTTTATTGTTTTGGCgggattttaatttttttttaaaattttaattattttggcGGGATTTTTAAATTTTAGGTGAAAAATTAAATTTGATCGTCTTCGGTCGAATTTCTTCGGGTGAATTTAAGCGGTCGTAAATATCCGG
It contains:
- the LOC141718232 gene encoding uncharacterized protein LOC141718232, with product MDVNTVVVVLYIDNRSAIDMDKKSVFHGRSKHIDMRFYFIRECVEAGKIIIKHVGTVMDDDLSQWITLPKYSTPYIKGIKDFLENAFPKFSVGDEMLCPCKNCRNGKWHTQDLIYDHLICHGPCPLYANWICEVSSKDHRIDIERAENMGFEDSFTFRDNLDEMFHRTNDTTGPNDDAKKIYGHLEEGKKPLYPGCKKFSRLSFIIRLYSLKCIHGISESGFGDLLELIKDAFPEAHIPLSFNAAKNVGRSGKKGAVDNNEKKLIHKVPANVMRYFPLKKRLQCMFMSKELSELMLWHAKGQKKDDKLRHPADAEAWKALDARYPQFSSENRNIRLGLAADGFNPFRTMNISHSTWPIILVNYNLPPWLCMKQENLILSTLISGPESPKNNIDVFMQPLIAELNELWEVGIETYDALTDHTFNLSASLLWTISDFPGLAMLSGWSTKGRLACPVCNYETSYMYLKHSQKMCYMDHRRFLHPKHPWRLDKRKFNGQIELRGFPEVLTGTDIEELLAGFVNHFGGKKPEKKRKRQKNKIKSNSPFKKKSIFFDLPYWKHNVSRHNLDVMHIEKNVCDKVLGTLLNIAGKTKDHIAARLDLQELGIRKILHPVLSSDGKHLKIRAAIFDMTNEEKDLFCSILKNAKLPYGSASNISRCVHMKERKVSGYKTHDAHFFMHYLLQFIVKKSLKPEVAVPSIRLGAFLRGIWSKVIDLSDLKRLQTEIIEIICQFETIFIQAFFDVMVHLLIHLCQEIEFGGPAHVRSMWPIERYLNKLKSYVRHRSKPEGCIAEGYLAEECLIFFSRFLGGHGGSKITKAAKFESFPEKVEFPIGSRRNKDGKAVNLVEVEWMAIHRYILFNCGNKEIDSLIEEHRILIEGQAKSKRYNREREHSEDFWKWMKGEVGKKDNISKELEVLAMGPNQSAKKYSGYVLNGYRFHTKYRDAKCTTQNSGVFLTALTTSFASSKDQNPLVGDVNYYGAIEEIFEVDYWGEFSVVVFKCCWYKEEKDLYGFTRVNFNRLCQKSDPYVLASQVQQVFYVEDPTEKMMYNVIKKLPRDWCDVEAENVNEEAEDPVLHDLHTSVPLETDTDINWCRDDVPTRQVPIKARTNEETT